GCCCCAGTTCGGGATAAGCCGCGCCCATCAGCTTCACCAGTTCCGGCACCAGCCGATAAAGCAGCGGCTCCTTGGCCCCAAGAATATGCGCGTGACGCATGCCACGCCGCATGATCCGGCGCAGGACATAGCCGCGCCCCTCATTGCTCGGCATCACGCCGTCGGCGATCAGGAAGGAGCTGGCGCGCACATGGTCGGCGATGACGCGGAAAGACGCCTTATGCTCTCCGGCGGGATCGGTCTTCACCATGGATGAAGTCAGGCCGATGAGATCGCGGAACAGATCGATATCGTAATTGGAATGCACGCCCTGCATGATCGCGGTCATGCGCTCCAGCCCCATGCCGGTATCGACAGACGGCTTGGGCAAGTTAATACGCTTGCCGCCGGGCAGTTCCTCGAACTGCATGAAGACCAGGTTCCAGAATTCCAGGAAGCGGTCGCCGTCTTCGTCCAGGCTGCCGGGAGGGCCGCCTTGCAGCTGTGGCCCCTGGTCGATAAAGATTTCCGAGCAAGGCCCGCACGGGCCGAGATCGCCCATGCGCCAGAAATTCGCGTCGGTCTTGATGCGGATGATCTTGTCGTCGCCGAAGCCCGCAACCTTCTTCCAGATTTTAGCGGCCTCCTCGTCTTCGTGATAGACGGTGACCAGCAGATTGTCGGGCTTCAGGCCGAATTCCTTCGTCACCAGTTCCCAGGCGAATGCGATGGCCTCTTCCTTGAAATAATCGCCGAACGAGAAATTGCCGAGCATCTCGAAAAATGTGTGATGCCTCGCGGTATAGCCGACATTCTCCAGATCGTTATGCTTGCCGCCGGCGCGGACGGATTTCTGAGTCGATGTCGCGCGGGTATAGGGGCGCTTTTCGTTGCCGGTGAAGACATTCTTGAACTGCACCATGCCCGAATTGACGAACATCAAGGTCGGGTCGTTGCGCGGCACCAGCGGGCTGGATTCGACCAGCGTATGCCCCTGCCGCTCGAAATAGCGCAGGAAGGTGGATCGTATATCGGCGAGTGTTTTCATGGCCCATTAACCCATTGCGATTACGGTTAGTTTATCTATAAAAAACAGAAACGCAAAGGCAGCAATTTATAGCGTGATTTGGTGACGCAAAAGTGTTACACTCAGCCTAGGAGGAACAAACATGCCCACAACCAATCCCCGCATTAATCTAACATTAGAGCCGCAATGGCGCTCTATTTTGGCAAAGATCGCCGCCGTCGAGGGAAAAACCATCGCTGGTCTTACCAAAGAACTGGTTCTCGAAGCCCTGGAACTGCGCGAAGACATAGCTCTTTCTGCGCTTGCCAAAGCGCGCGAGGCTACATCTAAAAAGCTGGTGTCTCATGAAGACGCTTGGCGGTAAAAGTGTTTACGATCAAATACCGTGATCAGGTTACTGAAACGGATATTCCGGCGCTTCCCAAAACCATGAGGCTTCGTATTCAGAAAGCGATTGAGGAGCGGCTGGTGCATGATCCCATCGCCTTTGGCAAACCGCTTCGATTCAACATGCAGGGAAACAGGCGGATGCGCGTTGGGGATTATCGCGTCGTCTATCGCATTGAGGTCGAGACCAATACGGTTATCATCAACGGCATCAGGCATCGCAAAGATATTTACGATTGAGCTTTCTCAATCCCTGAACGAAAATACGTCCGCCTTGACCACGGCATAGACCAGAAGCCACAGAACCGCGCTGATGGCCGTCGTCCACAACGCCTTGCGCTTGAGGTCGGGATTTTCCGGCGCGCCGGGCATCTGGCCTTCGACACCCTCGCCCTTTTCGGGCTGTTTCAGACCGACGGACAGCAGGCAGAAGAACACCGGCCACCAGATGATGACGAATAATGTGACGCCCGAGACGATGTTCATGCGGCCTCTCTCGGAACGACGCGGCGGCGATAGATGATAATCCCCGCTCCGGCGGTATGAGCCAGGATCATCGCCACGGGCATGAGCGCCGTGGTCGGATTGACGGCCTCCAGCGCGAAGACCGCCAGGATATAGACGAACACGGGCGGTATGAAGATCATCAGGCTTTCATGAAAAGGCCGGAACCAGCTTTTCCGAAGCGTCGGATAAAATCCCAGGATATCGATAGAGGTAATGAGAACGATCGACCAAAACGGGTCTTTGGTCGCCCACCAGAGCGGCAAGGCCATGCATGCGACCGCAAGCGTAAGCCAGTCGCCACGGGTGATATTTCTCTTTCCATATTTCACGCCCAGTATAGCGACGCATAAATTGCTAAGGGCGTAAAATCCCGAAGACCATGAACCCGCGCCGCCGCCGGAAACATATTGCGCCGCCCAGGTGATGCCCATCGTCAAGGCCCATATGAACCAGGAAATGGCATGAGGCTCGACCAGACGCCTGAATATGCGGGTATAATAAAAGATCGCGGGGCCGATAGCCAAAGCAATGGATAAGCCTCCCAATATTTCTTTATGGCCCAAATCCATTTCAGGCTCTCGCGACGATGCGGCGGCGATGCAAAATGGCCCAGGCGCAGGCGCCGTTGGCCACGGCCATTATCATGGGAGAGAATACCGTCGTGAGATTCAAAACCTCCAGCGCCCCCAGGGACAGCAAGTTGCTGACCGCCGCCGGGGCGCACATCAACAAGCTCTCATGGAACGGCCGGTTCCAAGATTTCCGCAGCGTCGGGTAAAAGATCACGACATCGATGAGCGTTACCAAGATCACCGACCAGAGCGGGTCTTTCGTGATCCACCACAAAGGCATCGCGGCGAAGGCGACAGCCAAGGTGATCCAGTCGCCGCGCGTGATATGTTTTTCTCCGTATTTCAGGCCGAGCAAGGCGATCAGGATTCCTATAACAGCGTAAAATCCCGAGGTCCACGATCCCGGCCCGCCCCCGGAGACATACTGCCCGGCACAGACGACTCCGGCATTGATCCCCCAGACGAGCCATGAAAAGACATGAGGTTCGAACCGCCGCTGGAATATTCCCACGAAATAAGGAATGTTGGCTGCGACGATAATCGCGGCGGACAAGCCGCCCAATATCTCACGATAGGATAGCTCCATCCTAAATCCTGACCACATGCACCTCTGTCGTTGGCTTCTTGCCTTGCCGTTCGTTCAGGAACCGGCGCAGCGCCTGGCCGGATGTTTTAATGACGGCTTGATCGTCGGCGCGCGCGGATTTCTGCATGTTTTCGATAGCGTCGGCGATGGCCGCCGCCGCCTCTCCGCAGATCGACTTCATCTCATGATCGTCGACGATTCCGAGCAGGCTCAACTGAGGCTCTTTCAGGAGCCGCCCGCCCTTGTCGAGCACGACGGTCGCGACCGCCGCGCCGGAAATGCCGATCTTCTTGCGATCCTTGACGGTGCGATGCCCTAAAGGCCGCAGCGCCCTGCCGTCCAGGCCCCACTGGCCGTAGGGCACTTCGCCCACGACTTCGGCGATGCCGGGGCCGAGCCGGATGATCTGCCCATTGGAAGGAATGATCGTGTTCGGCACCTGGCACGATTTGGCGAGCGCGGCATGTTCGGTCTGGTGCCGGATTTCGCCATGCACCGGCACGGCCAGATTTGGACGCACCCATTGATACAGCTGCGCCAGCTCATCACGGCAGGCATGGCCGGAAGCGTGAATAATGGACTCGCATTGATCGGCGGTGATGACCTGCACGCCAAGCTCGATCAGCGCGTTCTGCACGCGACCGATGGCCTTTTCGTTGCCGGGAATGTCGCGCGAGGAAAACACGACCGTATCGCCTTTCTCCAGCACCAATTCGGCATGATCGCCAACCGCGAGCCGCGCCAGCGCCGAGCGCACTTCGCCCTGGCTGCCGGTGCAGACATAGACGACCTTGTGCCGCGGCATGAATCCGGCGTCATGTTCGCTGAGCAACATCGGAAATTCCGGCAGATAGCCGCATTCCTCGGCGATCTCGGTATTGCGCCATAAGGAGCGCCCCACCAAACCGACCTCGCGGTGATGATGCCGCGCCGCCGCGACCGCACTCTTGACGCGGGCGATGTTGCTGGCGAAGCAGGTGACGACGATGCGCTGGGGCAAACCTCCGAACAGTTCCTTGAAGCCTTTCTGGACATCGGCTTCCGAGGCCGTATGGCCCGCCACCAGCGCGTTGGTGGAATCGCCGATCATCGCCATGACGCCTTCGCGGCCAAGCTCGCGCAGCCTTTCCTCGTCGGTGACTTTTCCGACAAGAGGCTCCGGATCGAATTTCCAGTCGCCGGTATGCAGCACCGTACCGTTCGGCGTCGCAATCGCCAGCATGTTGGATTCCGGCACCGAGTGCGTCACGCTGATGAATTCGACCGAGAACGGCCCGAGCGAGAATTTTCCGCCCAGCGGTATTTCGATGATGCGGATTTTTCCGGGAATATTCCGCTCCGCTATTTTCGTGCGGATGAGATTGGCGGTGAAGGGCGTCGCGTAGATGGGGCATTGCAGCTGCCCCCATAGATGTTCCAGGGCGCCGATATGGTCTTCGTGACCGTGCGTGATGACGATAGCGACCAGATCGTGCTTGCGCTCGGCGATGAAGCCGATATCCGGCATGATGACTTCGATGCCGGGCGTGGATTCGTCGCCGAAAGTGACGCCGCAATCGACCATGAGCCATTTGCCCTTGGTGCCATAGAGATTGAGATTCATCCCGATCTCGCCGGAGCCGCCGAGCGGCAGGAACCACACCGCGTCATCGGGCGGGCGGTACATATCTTTTCTGGGCTTGTTCATTGGGTTTTCATATCCTGTGTGATGTTGTTCCGATTTCGTTCATAAATAATCTTCAGCCCGCGCGGCATAAGCCCGCATCGACAGCCGATCAGTTCTCTCCGGAGCGCATGAAGAATACATCTCCCGCGGCAATAGTCAGCACCATACCCCCTGGCTGTTCCAAGAGCAAACGGCCCTGTTCGTCGATCGTCATGAACCGGCCCGCAATGTCGCGATCCGGCATTTTGACGACCATATTCTCGCCTATGCCGGTTGCCTGGGCCATCCAGGCATCATGCAAAATGCTGAAACCTTCGGCATGGAGCATGCCATGATAGCGGCTGAATTCCTCAAGGATCGTATCCAGGACCACGGCAGGCGTCATGCGCGCCGGATCGAACCCGAGCGCCGCGAGCGACGTCGCCGGATAGCGCGTCTCGGCGGGATCGGGATGCGCGGCGATATTGACGCCAAAACCGACGACAAGCGCTGTTCCCGCGCTTTCCAGGATGATACCCGATATTTTCGCGCCATCCACCAGGACATCGTTCGGCCATTTCAGCCGTACGCGGGCGGGATCGAGATAGCGCCGCAGCGCTGCCGCTATCGCAAGCGACGCGACGAAGTTATACAGCCCGGCATCTATCGTACCGTCCGGGCGCAAAAGCAGCGAAGCGTATAGATTGCCCGGCGGCGAAAACCAGCTTCGCCCCCGCCTGCCCCGTCCGCCGGTTTGCGTCGCGGCGGTGATGACCAGACCTTCGGCTTCGCCAGATTCCGCAGATGCCAAAACGTCGTCGTTGGTGCTGCCGGTGGTTGGTTTATGGGTGATGCGGAAGGAGAGCATTGAAAGGCGCTTTTACTTTCTTTTCTTAGGGAGTACATTCGGCATGTATTACTAGCGATTATAAAGGTCATTTATGCAAGAAAAAGAAAGCCCCACCAGATTGCGCATATTGTCCATTCTGGACGCGGCCCAGCAAGAAATGTTCGGTCGCGATATTATCAAAGCATCCGAGCAATCCCCCGGTCTGCGTTTACAGCTAGGGGTTATTTATGTCGATCTCAATCGAATGGAGGAAGATCGCCTCGTTTCGTCGAGAGAGATGCCTCTCGAACCGGGGCTTAGCCTCCCGCGCAGAAAATATTCCATCACGAGCGCCGGACGTTTCGAGCTCCATAGAAAATAGGCATCAACGACCGAACAGACCCGCCGCCGCGCTATGCGCGCCGTCGATAATCGGCGAAGGCATCAGCGTGAACAGCACCATTGCCAGCGCCGCGACCGTCACGACGGCGCGCAAGCCGAGTTCCGGCACCGGATCGATATCCTGCTGGCGGCTATCGTCGAAATACATCAGCTTGACGATTTTGAGATAATAATAGGCCGCGACCGCGCTGGTCAGCACGCCGATGATAGCGACGGCATAAAGCCCGGCATGAACCGCCGCCATGAAGACATAGAATTTACCGAAGAATCCCGCCAGCGGCGGCACGCCCGCCAGCGAGAACATGAAAACCGTCATCGCTAAGGCCAGCAATGGCCTGGAGCGCGACAGGCCCGCGAGATCGGCGAGGGTTTCGACCATCGCGCCGCCGCGCCGCATCGCCAGGATCACCGCGAACGCGCCAAGCGTGTTCAGGACATAGATCGAAAGATAAACCAGCGCGGCCTGAATGCCTTCCTCGCTGCCCGCCGCGAGGCCCGCCAGCACATAACCGGCATGGCCGATGGCGCTATAGGCCATAAGGCGCTTGATATTGGTTTGCACGATGGCCGCGAAACCGCCGATCATCATCGACGCGAGCGCGGCGAAAATGAGGATTTGCTGCCATTCATGGATCATGCCCTGCATCGGCACGAACAGAACGCGGATTAGCAGCGCCATCGCCGCCACTTTGGGCGCCGAGGCAAAGAATCCGGTCACGGGCGTGGGCGCGCCCTCGTAAACGTCCGGCGCCCACATATGAAACGGCACGGCGGCAATCTTGAAAGCAAGTCCCGCCATGACGAAAATCAGGGCGACCAGCGCGCCGGGCGAAGCCGCTTCGGCAGAAAAGAAATCCTTCAGCTGGATGAAATTCGTGGTGCCGGACAGGCCATAGAGCCATGACGCGCCGAACAGCAGCAGGCCGGACGAAAGCGCGCCGAGGACGAAATATTTCAACCCGGCTTCGCTGGATTTCTGTTCGTCGCGCTGGAACGCCGCCAGCACGTAAAGGCTGAGGCTCTGCAATTCCAGGCCGACATAAAGCGCCAGCAGATCGTTCGCCGAAACCATCAGCATCATGCCGAGCGTGGCGAACAGCGCCAGGACCGGATACTCGAAATGCGCGATCTTCCGCGCTTTGAGGTAAGGCAGCGCCATGGCCAATGCGAGCGCCGACGCGCCCAGCGACAGAAGCTTGGCAAAACGCGAGAATGCGTCATTGACGAACATGCCGCCGAAAGCCGGTATCGGCGGCTGCGCGGATACCGCGGGCGAAATCGAAAACAGCGCGATGCCGAGCGCGGCGAAAGCAAGCCCCGCGATCGCGGCCAGAGTCAGCGGCTGCGTCAGCCGGTCGCCGCCGAAGACCCCAATGAGGAGCAGCAGCATCGCAAGCCCGGCGAGCCATAATTCCGGCATGACCGTCACGAGATCCATCGAAATATTCATGGCGCGGCCTCAGCGGTTTTTTCCTGGTACTCGGCAATAAGTTTCGTAATCGCCGGCGCCATCACGTCCTTGAACGGCGCGGGATTGACGCCCATCCACAGGATCAGCGCGGCCAGCGGCAGCAGGATCATATATTCGCGCGGCGTCAGGTCGGTCATCGCGGCGGCATCGGCGTGAACCGACGGCCCGTAGAAAATCCGGCGGCAAAGCCAGAGCATATAGGCCGCGCCGAGAATGGTGCCGAGCGCGGCGAACGCCGCCACGCGGCCGTCATGCAGGAATGCGCCCTGCACGCTGAGAAACTCGCCGATAAAGCCGCTGGTGCCGGGCAGACCTATGGAGGCGAAAGCGAAGAACAGGAAGAACAGCGCGTAACGCGGCATATTGTTCGCCAGCCCGCCATAGCGCGCAATCTCGCGGGTATGCAGCCGGTCATAAACCACGCCGACGCATAGGAACAGCGCTCCGGACACCAAAGTGTGCGAGAGCATGACATACATCGCGCCTTCCAGCCCTTGCGTATTGCCGAGGAAAATGCCCAGCGTCACATAGCCCATATGCGCGACCGAAGAATAGGCGATCAGTTTCTTGAGATCGCTCTGCGCCAATGCCACCAGCGACGCATAGATGATCGCGATGACGCTCATCAGCAGTACGAGCGGCAGATAATAATGGCTCGCCTGCGGAAACATCTGCAGGCAGATGCGGATCAGCCCGTAGCCGCCCATTTTCAGCAGCACGCTGGCCAGAACCACCGATCCCGCCGTGGGCGCCTCGACGTGGGCGTAAGGCAGCCAGGTATGGAACGGCCACATGGGCGTCTTGACCGCGAAGCCGAGGAAGCAGGCCAGCCACAGCCAGCCCGCCATCGGCATCGGAAAGCCGTTATGGATCATCACCGTCATGTCGGTTGTTCCGGCATGAATCGCCATGGTGATGAAGGCGATCAGCATCAGCACCGAGCCGGTGAAAGTATAGAGGAAGAATTTATAGGCGGCGTAAACCCGGCCCGACCCGCCCCATATGCCGACGATCAGGAACATCGGGATCAGGACGGCCTCGAAGAACACGAAGAACAGGATCAGGTCGAGCGCCGTGAACATGCCGAGCAGCATGGTCTCCAGGATCAGCATCGCGATCATGAATTCCTTGGTGCGCTTGGTGATGCCGCCGAAGGCCGACAGGATGCATATCGGCGCGATGAAGGTGGACATCAGCACGAACCAGGCGGATATGCCGTCCACGCCCAGGAAATAGGAAATCCCGAATTGCGGCATCCAGGCGGCGCGCTCGACGAACTGGAATCCGGTATCTTGCGGGTTAAATCCGGCCAGCATCACGACCGACAGCGCGAATGCGATCAATGAGATAACGAACGCAATCATCCGCGCCGGGCGGGCGCTGCTCTCTTCCGGCCCGCGCACGAACAGGAATATCCCCAGCGCGCCAAGCAGCGGCAGGAAGGTCATGACGGAGAGGATGGGAAAAGCGGTCATGATGGGATGCCGGGTGGTACAGGACTGGATAATGCAGAATTGGGACAGGCAGTGCGGCTTGACACCCATCTCCCCTCCGGGGAGAGGGGCACCTCACTGCACCAACATGCCACATTCTGAATCTTTTCAGGCATCCCTTATCCCCTTCCCCAGAACCAGGACATGAAGGCCGCGACGCCGATGACCATGGCGAAGGCGTAGTGATAGACATAGCCGGTTTGCATCGCGCTGGCGCGGGCGGCAAGGCGTTGCGCGAGCGCGGCGATGCCGTTAGGCCCGAAACCGTCGATCACCTTATCGTCGCCCCAGCGCCACAGCGCCTCGCCATAGCGCCTCGCCGTGCGGACGAACAGGAAATCATATAGCTCGTCGATATAGTATTTGTTGAAGACGAGGCGATAGAGGCCGCCCATCGCGCGAGCGAATTTGGCGGGCAGTCCCGGCGCTGCGAGATAAGCGACATAGGCCAGCCCGATCCCCGACAGCGCGGCGAGAAGAGGCAGCAGGGTCACGATATGCGGCACATGCTTGCCGGATTCATGCATGATCTCTTCGGCATTATGCTCCGGCAGCACAAGCAGGGCTTTGCCCCAGAATTCCCCCTGTCCTTCGCCGACAAACCAATGGTAGCCGAAATAACCCGCGACGACCGATCCGATGGCGAGCGGCAGCAGCGGCAGCAGCATCACCAGCGGCGATTCATGTACATGCTCCATCGTGTGATGATCCGCGCGCGGCCGGCCGTGGAATGTCAGCAGCAGCAAACGCCAGGAATAGAACGCCGTCAGGAAGGCGGTGACGATGCCAAGCCAATAGGCCAGGTGGCCGAATTTAGAACCGGTGAATCTTCCCGCCGCCCAGGCCGATTCCAGGATCGCGTCTTTGGAATAGAAGCCCGCGAAGCCGAATACATGCTCGAAGCCGATGCCAGCCAGCGCCAGCGATCCGATCCACATCAGGGCGTAGGTCATCGGGATTTTCTTCCAGATGCCGCCCATCTTGCGCATGTCCTGCTCGCCGGACATGGCGTGAATGACCGAGCCCGCGCCGAGGAACAGCAGCGCCTTGAAGAAGGCGTGCGTCATCAGATGGAATATGGCGGCGGAATAAGCCGAGACGCCGAGCGCGAAGAACATATAGCCAAGCTGGCTCATGGTCGAATAGGCGATGACGCGCTTGATATCGAATTGCGTCATGCCGATCGTCGCGGCGACGATGGCCGTCAGCGCGCCGGTCAGGCACACCACGTCGCGCGCCAGCGGCGCAAGCTCGAACAAGGGCGAGAGGCGCGCGACCATGAACACGCCCGCCGTGACCATCGTCGCGGCGTGGATCAGCGCGGAAACGGGCGTCGGCCCTTCCATCGCGTCCGGCAGCCATGTGTGAAGACCGAGCTGCGCCGATTTGCCCATCGCGCCAATAAACAGCAGCAGGCATACGGCTTCCAGCGAAGTTATCTCATGACCGAACAGATGGAAAATCCCCGGGACCGCTTCCCCGGCGGCCGTGAAAACCGCGTCGAACTGAATGCTGTTATACAGCGCGAAGCACAGCATGATGCCGAGCGCGAAGCCGAAATCGCCGACACGGTTGACGATAAAAGCCTTCATGGCGGCGCGGTTGGCGCTGTCTTTCTCATACCAGAAATTAATCAACAGATAGGAAGCGAGGCCGACGCCTTCCCAGCCAAAGAACATCTGCAGGAAATTATCCGCCGTCACCAGCATCAGCATGAAAAAAGTGAACAGGCTGAGATAGGCCATGAAGCGCGGGACGCTCTTGTCGTGGCTCATATAGCCGACGGAGTAGATATGCACCATCGACGATACGCCATTGACCACCACCAGCATCACGGCGGTCAGCGTGTCGATCCGCAAATCCCATCCGGCCTTAAAGTCTCCGGAACTGATCCAATCCATCAGATGGATCGTGCGGGCATGGCCCGCGAGCGCCACGTCCTTGAATATCAAGACGCTGCATATGGCGGAGAACAGCACGGCGGCGCAGGTAATGACCTGCGCGGCGCGGTCGCCGATCTTGCGCGTGAACAGGCCCACAATCGCCGCGGCCAGAAGCGGCGGGAATACGGCGGCTAAATCGATCCAGGCAGGCATGCTTGTCAGCCCCTCATCTGGTTGATGTCTTCGACGGCGATGGTGCCGCGATTGCGGAAATAGACCACGAGAATGGCGAGGCCGATGGCGGCCTCGGCGGCGGCCACGGTCAGGATGAACATCGTGAAGACCTGCCCCGCGATATTATGCAGAAACGCCGAGAACGCGACGAAATTGATATTGACCGCGAGCAGGATCAATTCGATCGACATCAGAAGGATGATGACGTTCTTGCGGTTGATGAAAATGCCGAACACGCCGATGGTGAACAGCAGCGCGGCGACGACCAGATACATATTCGCGGTCAGGGGCGCTTGAAGAAATTCGGTCATTCTACCCCCCCGCCATTCGCGACCTTAGTCAGCCGGACGACATCCCCGCGCTTCACATCGAGCTGCTGCCGGGGATTTTGCCGTTTCAGATCGGTCTTATGGCGCAAGGTCAGCACGATCGCGCCGATCATGGCCACCAGCAGGATCAGCCCGGAAACCTCGAACGGATAGACATAATCGGTATACAGCACCATGCCGATGGCGCGCGTATTATCGGCAACGGGCGCGACGGCTTCGGCCGCGTGCGGGGCGATCTTCGCCGTAAGGCCGAAGAAGGCCAGTTCGGCGCCGAAAATTCCCGCCACCGCCAGACCGGCGGGCAAATACCGCACGAAACCGCGCCGTAGCTCGACGAAATTGATATCGAGCATCATGACGACGAACAGGAACAGAACCGCAACCGCGCCGACATAAATAATGACCAAAATCATCGCCAGGAATTCCGCGCCGATCAGCAGGAATAGCCCCGCGACATTGAAGAAACACAGGATCAGGAACAGCACCGCGTGGACGGGATTGCGCGACGCGACAACCATCAGCCCGCTGGTCAGCAGCACGCCGGAAAAAACATAAAACAGCAGGGTCTGGAGCATCGGTTTTACCTGTACGGCGCGTCGGCGGCGAGATTGGCGGCGATTTCCGCCTCCCATTTGTCGCCGTTATCCAAGAGTTTTTGCTTGTTATAGAGAAGCTCGCCGCGCGTCTCGGCGGCGAACTCGAAATTCGGGCCTTCGACGATGGCATCGACCGGGCACGCTTCCTGGCACAGGCCGCAATAGATGCATTTGACCATGTCGATGTCGTAGCGCGTGGTGCGGCGGCTGCCGTCGTCGCGCGGCTCGGCTTCGATGGTGATGGCGAGCGCGGGGCAAACCGCTTCGCATAATTTGCAGGCGATGCAGCGTTCCTCGCCGTTGGCATAGCGGCGCAGCGCATGCTCGCCGCGAAAACGCGGGCCTATCGGGCCTTTTTCGTAGGGATAGTTGATCGTCACGCGCTTTTTGAACAGATAGGAAAAAGTCAGCGCCAAGCCGCGCAGGATTTCCACCAGAAACAGCCGTTTCGAACCTTCGAGCAGCGCCATGCTATCCTCCGTTACCCGGCAGCTGGCCCGTGGCCAGCAAAAATCCGGCCACAACAACGACCCAAACCAGGGACAGCGGCAGGAAGAATTTCCAGCCGATGCGCATTAACTGATCGTAGCGGTAGCGCGGCAATGCGACGCGCATCCACAGGAACAGGAATAAAATGAAGCAAATTTTCGCCACGAACCACAAGCAGTTGAAATAGCCCAGATCCAGTCCGAACGGAGGCAGCCATCCGCCCAGGAACAGGATGGATGTCGTCGCGCTCATCAGGATCATATTGGCGTATTCGCCAAGGAAGAACAGCGCGAAACTCATCGACGAATATTCGGTATTGAACCCGCCGACCAGTTCCGACTCTCCTTCGGGTAGATCGAAAGGATGACGGTTAGTTTCCGCCAGTCCGGAGATGAAAAATATCACTGCCATCGGCAG
This genomic interval from Alphaproteobacteria bacterium contains the following:
- a CDS encoding type II toxin-antitoxin system RelE/ParE family toxin; amino-acid sequence: MFTIKYRDQVTETDIPALPKTMRLRIQKAIEERLVHDPIAFGKPLRFNMQGNRRMRVGDYRVVYRIEVETNTVIINGIRHRKDIYD
- a CDS encoding DUF1467 family protein, translating into MNIVSGVTLFVIIWWPVFFCLLSVGLKQPEKGEGVEGQMPGAPENPDLKRKALWTTAISAVLWLLVYAVVKADVFSFRD
- a CDS encoding ribonuclease J; protein product: MNKPRKDMYRPPDDAVWFLPLGGSGEIGMNLNLYGTKGKWLMVDCGVTFGDESTPGIEVIMPDIGFIAERKHDLVAIVITHGHEDHIGALEHLWGQLQCPIYATPFTANLIRTKIAERNIPGKIRIIEIPLGGKFSLGPFSVEFISVTHSVPESNMLAIATPNGTVLHTGDWKFDPEPLVGKVTDEERLRELGREGVMAMIGDSTNALVAGHTASEADVQKGFKELFGGLPQRIVVTCFASNIARVKSAVAAARHHHREVGLVGRSLWRNTEIAEECGYLPEFPMLLSEHDAGFMPRHKVVYVCTGSQGEVRSALARLAVGDHAELVLEKGDTVVFSSRDIPGNEKAIGRVQNALIELGVQVITADQCESIIHASGHACRDELAQLYQWVRPNLAVPVHGEIRHQTEHAALAKSCQVPNTIIPSNGQIIRLGPGIAEVVGEVPYGQWGLDGRALRPLGHRTVKDRKKIGISGAAVATVVLDKGGRLLKEPQLSLLGIVDDHEMKSICGEAAAAIADAIENMQKSARADDQAVIKTSGQALRRFLNERQGKKPTTEVHVVRI
- a CDS encoding biotin--[acetyl-CoA-carboxylase] ligase translates to MLSFRITHKPTTGSTNDDVLASAESGEAEGLVITAATQTGGRGRRGRSWFSPPGNLYASLLLRPDGTIDAGLYNFVASLAIAAALRRYLDPARVRLKWPNDVLVDGAKISGIILESAGTALVVGFGVNIAAHPDPAETRYPATSLAALGFDPARMTPAVVLDTILEEFSRYHGMLHAEGFSILHDAWMAQATGIGENMVVKMPDRDIAGRFMTIDEQGRLLLEQPGGMVLTIAAGDVFFMRSGEN
- a CDS encoding helix-turn-helix transcriptional regulator — protein: MQEKESPTRLRILSILDAAQQEMFGRDIIKASEQSPGLRLQLGVIYVDLNRMEEDRLVSSREMPLEPGLSLPRRKYSITSAGRFELHRK
- the nuoN gene encoding NADH-quinone oxidoreductase subunit NuoN → MNISMDLVTVMPELWLAGLAMLLLLIGVFGGDRLTQPLTLAAIAGLAFAALGIALFSISPAVSAQPPIPAFGGMFVNDAFSRFAKLLSLGASALALAMALPYLKARKIAHFEYPVLALFATLGMMLMVSANDLLALYVGLELQSLSLYVLAAFQRDEQKSSEAGLKYFVLGALSSGLLLFGASWLYGLSGTTNFIQLKDFFSAEAASPGALVALIFVMAGLAFKIAAVPFHMWAPDVYEGAPTPVTGFFASAPKVAAMALLIRVLFVPMQGMIHEWQQILIFAALASMMIGGFAAIVQTNIKRLMAYSAIGHAGYVLAGLAAGSEEGIQAALVYLSIYVLNTLGAFAVILAMRRGGAMVETLADLAGLSRSRPLLALAMTVFMFSLAGVPPLAGFFGKFYVFMAAVHAGLYAVAIIGVLTSAVAAYYYLKIVKLMYFDDSRQQDIDPVPELGLRAVVTVAALAMVLFTLMPSPIIDGAHSAAAGLFGR
- a CDS encoding NADH-quinone oxidoreductase subunit M, which gives rise to MTAFPILSVMTFLPLLGALGIFLFVRGPEESSARPARMIAFVISLIAFALSVVMLAGFNPQDTGFQFVERAAWMPQFGISYFLGVDGISAWFVLMSTFIAPICILSAFGGITKRTKEFMIAMLILETMLLGMFTALDLILFFVFFEAVLIPMFLIVGIWGGSGRVYAAYKFFLYTFTGSVLMLIAFITMAIHAGTTDMTVMIHNGFPMPMAGWLWLACFLGFAVKTPMWPFHTWLPYAHVEAPTAGSVVLASVLLKMGGYGLIRICLQMFPQASHYYLPLVLLMSVIAIIYASLVALAQSDLKKLIAYSSVAHMGYVTLGIFLGNTQGLEGAMYVMLSHTLVSGALFLCVGVVYDRLHTREIARYGGLANNMPRYALFFLFFAFASIGLPGTSGFIGEFLSVQGAFLHDGRVAAFAALGTILGAAYMLWLCRRIFYGPSVHADAAAMTDLTPREYMILLPLAALILWMGVNPAPFKDVMAPAITKLIAEYQEKTAEAAP
- the nuoL gene encoding NADH-quinone oxidoreductase subunit L → MPAWIDLAAVFPPLLAAAIVGLFTRKIGDRAAQVITCAAVLFSAICSVLIFKDVALAGHARTIHLMDWISSGDFKAGWDLRIDTLTAVMLVVVNGVSSMVHIYSVGYMSHDKSVPRFMAYLSLFTFFMLMLVTADNFLQMFFGWEGVGLASYLLINFWYEKDSANRAAMKAFIVNRVGDFGFALGIMLCFALYNSIQFDAVFTAAGEAVPGIFHLFGHEITSLEAVCLLLFIGAMGKSAQLGLHTWLPDAMEGPTPVSALIHAATMVTAGVFMVARLSPLFELAPLARDVVCLTGALTAIVAATIGMTQFDIKRVIAYSTMSQLGYMFFALGVSAYSAAIFHLMTHAFFKALLFLGAGSVIHAMSGEQDMRKMGGIWKKIPMTYALMWIGSLALAGIGFEHVFGFAGFYSKDAILESAWAAGRFTGSKFGHLAYWLGIVTAFLTAFYSWRLLLLTFHGRPRADHHTMEHVHESPLVMLLPLLPLAIGSVVAGYFGYHWFVGEGQGEFWGKALLVLPEHNAEEIMHESGKHVPHIVTLLPLLAALSGIGLAYVAYLAAPGLPAKFARAMGGLYRLVFNKYYIDELYDFLFVRTARRYGEALWRWGDDKVIDGFGPNGIAALAQRLAARASAMQTGYVYHYAFAMVIGVAAFMSWFWGRG